Part of the Anaerolineales bacterium genome, GTAGGCATCGACGTCGTACAAGGCGTCGACATCGACCTTCCGTGCCCCGGCCCGGGTCTCCGTCATCGACACGTGCGTGTACACACCCTTCTTCAGGGCAACCATCCTCCCGGTCTTGCCGGCCATCAACAGGTCGGCGGCCAGGCTGCCGTAGTTGCCGGCGACCATCAGATCCAAAGCGTCGGGCGGCCCGCAGCGCATCAGGTATCCAAGCTGCTGTTGTACGATTCCTACGCCGGTCAGTTCCTTGAGGATGTCGCCGGTGATCAGCCCGACTCCGCCCAGCTTCTTGTGTCCGTAGGAGTCGGCCTGCCCCCGCTCGACCATCTCGCTGCCCTGCATCTGGGCACCCTCAGAGATTGTCATCATGGCATAGCTGCTGGGATTGGATCGCCGGTCTTCCATCAGCAGCTTCGCCAACTTCTCCGGGTCGAAGGACACCTCGGAGATGATCACGCGGTCGACGGCGCCGAGGTACCCGGAAATCAGCGAAGTCTCCCCGCTGTTGCGCCCGAACAGCTCGATCACAGCAATGCGTTCATGGGAACCGGTGCTGGTGCGCAGGTTTGTGATGAACTCGACCGAGCGGGTGACGGCGGTCGAAAAACCCAGGCAGTAGTCTGTGCCGGATACATCGTTGTCCATTGTCTTGGGAATGGCGACTACCGGCACACCTTCGTCATGCAGGCGCAGGCCGTAGGATAGGGTGTCGTCCCCCCCGATAGGAACCAGGGCATCCACTTTTAGGTGCTCGAGGACGGACAACACATGCGGGGTGAAGTCCTGGACCTGATCGCCCTTCACCTGGGCCTTGAGGAACTCGGGAGCGTCTTTCACTTTGACCTTGCTAGGGTTGGTGCGAGAGGTGTGCAGAAAGGTCCCTCCGTAGCGGTCGACCGTACGCACAACAGCCGGTGTCAGGTCGAGCACGTTGGCCGCCGAGCCGCTGTCGGCAGGGTTGAACTCCAGCAGGCCCGCCCAGCCTCGCCGGATCCCTAGTACCTGGTGGCCTTCGGCCACCACTCGGTTGACGACGGCTTTGATCGCCGGGTTCAGGCCTGGGACGTCGCCGCCTCCTGTCAGAATGCCGATTCTCATGATCTCTCCTCGAGTTGAGGGGTTCGCCGCGGTGGGCTACAACAGGCATCACCTGCAGCCCTGGCTGACCCCCGACGCCCATGCGCCACAGTCAGGCTGGGCCGGCCGCCCCCCTGAATCGATCCAGCTGTCGCTGGAAGAACTCGTTTCCCGGCGACAGGCCCAGCGCCTGTTCTTCCCAGTGAGCGGCGGTGCCGGCGTCGCCGGCGGCATACCAGGCCTCGGCCAGGGTATCCAGCACATCCGCGTCAGCGGGTGCTAGCTCCTGGGCACGCTGGGCCGCCCGTAGGGTCTCCTCCGGATACTTCTTGCGCAGGGCGAGATGCCAGGCCAGGTTGTTGAAAACCTCGGCGCTGGCTATCGGGGCTTGAAGCGCCCTGTCCAGCAGAGACCGCACGCTGCGCATCAGCAGCGGGCTGCACTCGGGCTCATCATCT contains:
- a CDS encoding 6-phosphofructokinase, with translation MRIGILTGGGDVPGLNPAIKAVVNRVVAEGHQVLGIRRGWAGLLEFNPADSGSAANVLDLTPAVVRTVDRYGGTFLHTSRTNPSKVKVKDAPEFLKAQVKGDQVQDFTPHVLSVLEHLKVDALVPIGGDDTLSYGLRLHDEGVPVVAIPKTMDNDVSGTDYCLGFSTAVTRSVEFITNLRTSTGSHERIAVIELFGRNSGETSLISGYLGAVDRVIISEVSFDPEKLAKLLMEDRRSNPSSYAMMTISEGAQMQGSEMVERGQADSYGHKKLGGVGLITGDILKELTGVGIVQQQLGYLMRCGPPDALDLMVAGNYGSLAADLLMAGKTGRMVALKKGVYTHVSMTETRAGARKVDVDALYDVDAYRPRIRSFDGLPMFLY